The Anabaena sp. PCC 7108 region TTGCGCGAATGCAGGTGCAGCATTACCAATAAGTAAGACAGCAGCGGCTTTAGTTTGAATTGTTGCTAACCAACCTGTATCATCTCCGGGTTTAGCTTCACCACCTGCAATGAGTATGGCTGGACTTTTCACAGATGCTAAACCGACTTCAGCCGCATCATAGTTAGTGGCTTTGCTATCATTAATAAAGTCAATTCCTTCCCAGGTGCAGATATGTTCTAAACGATGGGGAACACCGGGAAATTCTCGAATTGCATGAGATATTGCTTCAATATCAATATTTGCTAATCTGGCGGCTGCTACTGACATGAGGAGATTTTGTTGGTTATGTTCTCCTACCATTCGCAAAGCAGATACTTCTACAATTTGTTTGGGTGCTGATGTGGAGTTTAACTTTTCTATTACCCAACCATCTTCAATATAAAAGCCTTTTTCACCAATGAGGAAATTTTTACCTTTGACAGTTGTCCAATAAGCATCTTGCCATTGTTGATTTAAACCTATTTTACTCAAATAGGCATCATCTCCATTGAATATTTTTAGTTGAGAATTATTTAATAGCTTGGCTTTGATATTGTAGTAATTTTCTAAAGTTTTGTGACGCGCAAGATGATCTGGTGTGAAAGTTGTCCAAATTCCAATGCGGGGAGACAGGGTGACGGAAGATTCGATTTGATAACTGCTAAGTTCACCAATTATCCAATCTAGGCGATTTTGGATTTTAGATTTTGGATTTTGGATTGTGTTTTCTTCGTCGCCTTCAATTCCCATCTGGGTTAAAGCGACTTCACAAGCAGCATAGCCGATGTTACCACAGGCTGGGGCGTTGAATCCTGCGGCTTGAAAAATGGCAGCAGTTAGGGCTGTGGTGGTGGTTTTACCGTTTGTACCGGTAATTCCTACCCAGGGAATATTTTGTAAATGTCGCCAAGCGAGTTCCATTTCGCCAATAGTTTCAATTCCTAGCGATCGCGCTTTGGCTAAGATAGGAATATCCCAAGGTACTCCAGGGCTGACAACTATTAATTCGGGTAAGTGATTAGTGTCGAGGTTTGGGGAATGTCCTAAGTTGACGGTAATTTTTTCAGCTGCTAGTTCTTGTTGTTGTTTAAGAAGGGTTGGGGAGGTGTTCGTATCGCTGATTTCTACCTCCCAGCCTTCCTGTTTCAACAATCTTGCCGCAGCAACCCCGGACTTTCCCAATCCAATAATGCAAGCTTCTGGCATAGACTGACTGTGTAGCATCCCTGGTTAAGCTACTTTATGTTAACCCGAATTGGTAAAAATTACACCAGTTTTTGTTGCTTTATGCTACAGATTTTTCACAATCGCCCCAAAATCAGCTAAAACACGAGCATGATTTCGCAATAATCCCAGCAAATTTAACCGATTTCGCTTGATGTTTGAATCTGAGTCCATGACTAAAACGCTATCTTCACCATCAAAGAAGGTACTGACGGTGGGCGCGATTTTTTCCAGTGCGGCTATTAACAGTTGATAATTGCGGGTTTTTTGGGCTGCTTGAGTTTGTGGAACTAATTCTACTAGGGCGTTATAGAATGCAGATTCAGAAGACTTTTGGAAGAGTTCTGGTTTCACAAGGGATTGTGGTTCTAGCTGTTGAAAGTCTAAATCACCTTGTGCTGCGAGACGGGTAGAACGGTTAACGGTTTCGTAGATTTTATCTAATGTACCGTCTTTGCGGATTTGTTGTAAATAGAGAGAGCGATCGCGTACATCTAATAAATCCTGTAAAGCACGTTCTGTGTATTCTGGGTCATTTTCTCCCAATACCGCATTTACCAAGTCATAATCAATCTGTCTTTCTTCTTGTAATAAGGTGCGGATACGTTGCAGGAAAAATTCTTGCAAGTTGGAAATTAAGGATTTTGCATCTTTGTTAAAAGTGGTAGCAAAATTTGTGGCTATTTGCTCAATTAGAACCACTAAATTAATTTGCAAATTTGCAAACCAAGTAATTTTAACTATCGAATTAGCCGCACGACGTAAAGCAAAAGGATCAGATGAACCGGTGGGAATTAAACCTAAACCAAAGATACTCACTAAAGTATCTAATTTATCGGCTAGACTGACAACTTGGCCTGTAATAGTTGCGGGTAAAATATCACCTGCACCTGTAGGTAAATAATGCTCAAAAATCGCTTTTGCGACTTCGCTATTTTCCCCACTAGCTAAGGCGTATTTTTCTCCCATAATTCCTTGTAATTCGGGGAATTCATACACCATTTGCGTGACTAAATCTGCTTTACATAATAATGCGGCTTTGTGAATATTCTCGCTTGTTGGTGCATCTAATTGTAATTGGTTGCTGATTTGTCCAGCAATATTCACTATTCTATCTACCTTCGCACGGACAGAACCTAACTCTTCTTGGAAAGTGACTTTTTCTAATTGGGGTAAATAGCTTTCTAACGGTTTAGCTAAATCAGCTTCATAGAAAAATCTGCCATCTGCTAAACGCGCCCGAATTACTCTTTCATTTCCGACAGCAATGATATCTGATTTTGCTGGATCACCGTTAGAAATTGTGATAAAATTTGGCAACAATTCATTATTATCGTCATTTTTGAAGATGGGAAAATAACGTTGGTGCGTAACCATGACTTCTGTAATTACTTCAGTTGGTAATTGCAAAAATTCTGGTTCAAATTTACCGATAACTGCGGAAGGATATTCAACAAGATTGATGATTTCTGCTAATAAATCTGGGTAAAGAACTGTATGTCCACCTGCTGTTTGGGCTGCGGCTTGGACTTTTTCGGTGATGACTTTTTCTCGTTCTTCAGGAATGACAGTCACAAAAGCCGAACGGAGAGTATTTACATATTCTGTTGCGTGGGAAATGCTGACAGGTTCGGGATGTAAAACGCGATGTGCTTGAGAAATGCTATCGCTCTTCACAGTCTTTTCGCCATTCTTTAATTCTAACGGCAAAACATCCCCATCTAACAAAGCTACCAACCAACGAATGGGGCGAGAAAATCTTTCATCTCCGCTTCCCCAACGCATTAACCGCTTTCCTTCCAAATTCCAAACCCACTGGGGAACCAATTCTGTTAAAATTTCCGCAACTGGACGGCCAACTGTCTTTTTCTGAACAAAGACAAAATCCCCTTTTTCCGTGGGACGAATTTCTAAAGCTGTGATTTCCACACCTTGTTTTTTAGCAAAACCTATTGCTGCTGGTGTGGGTTTACCATCTTTAAAAGCTGCTTGTGCGGGTGGTCCCTTAATTTCTTCTTCCTTGTCTGGTTGTTGAGACGGTAAACCGGTGATTAAAACCGCTAACCTTCGAGGAGTTCCATAAACCTCAACCGCTTCTGGAGTCAGACTATTTGCTTCCAGACTTTGGGGAATGCGCGATCGCCATTGTATGATGGCATTACGCAGAAAACTTGCAGGTAGTTCTTCTGTACCAACTTCTAATAAAAATGCAGGCATAAGTCACTTAATTTCGTCAGTCAATTCCACCAGTTTACCTTGTCATTAGGCTGAAGTATGGAATGTAAGAATCAAGATTTTTAGCTAAAGATGCTGGGAACTTTACTTTTAAACGCAGAGGTTCGCTGAGGTAAACGCAAAGGTACGCAGAGTCTTTGTTCAAGTTTTCGCTCTCTGATTTATGCAATACTGTAAAGTTCAGATATTAGCCGTTTTTAGGATAAATTTTACATCTTTCTATCTATCAAATCCTGATTCAGACATTATCTTTTTAATAACCTTAAACCACTTAAAGTCACTAATACCGTTGAACCTTCATGGCCGATAACGCCCATAGGGAGGTTAATATTCCCGAAAAAGTTACCAATTAAGAGTAAAACAATAAAACCCAAAGCTACAGTGATATTTTGTTTGATTATAGATTGCGATCGCTTACCCAATTTCATCGCCACCGCAATCTTTTCTAAATTATCCGCCATCAATACTATATCTGCGGTTTCCAAGGCCACATCACTACCAGCTACACCCATTGCAATACCGACAGAAGCTTGGGCTAAAGCAGGTGCATCATTTATACCATCCCCTACCATAGCCACAGTCTGATAATGTTTCTGGAGACTACGAATTACATCTAGTTTATCTTCTGGCAAAAGCTCTGCATACACTCGATCAATTCCCACCAACTTAGCCACAGTTTGGGCGGTTCTGTGATTATCCCCAGTTAACATGACAATTTCTTCAATTCCCAACTTCCGCAATTGGTGAATAGTTGCAGTTGCTTCTTCTCGAACTTCATCTGCGATCGCAATTATACCCAAACAATTGGTAATTCCTGATTGAGAATTTTCCTGGGCTACCCAAACCACAGTTTTACCCTCATCTTCCCAACCTTGCGCCGTTTGTTGCAAAGCTGCGGGTAAATTAGTCACATACTTATGAATAAAAGCCCTATTCCCGACAATGATCTTTTGTTCATCTACAATACCAATAATACCCTGTCCTGGTATAGCTTGTGCTTCAATTGCCCGTTGGCATTTTAACTCAGCCGCAGCTTGAATAATTGCCTTAGCAATGGGATGTTCAGAAGCCGATTCTACAGATGCTGCTGCTGTTAATACATCGTTGTGAGTAAATTCCTCAGATGCGATTACCTGAGAGACTTTTACCAGTCCTGTAGTTAGAGTACCAGTTTTATCAAATGCGATCGCTCTAACTTTCCCAATCATCTCCAATTGAGAGCCATTTTTAAACAAAATTCCCCTTCTTGCACCATTAGCAATTCCAGATAGTAAAGTAGGCATTATCGCTGCCATTAAAGCACAAGGAGAAGCTACCACCAAAAAAGTTAACGCCCGATAAATCGTAGTTTCCCAATCCCAACCCCAAATAAACGGCGGTAAAATTGCTAATAATATTCCCGCAATCACAATTAACCGCGCATAGCCCCGTTCAAATTTTTCAATAAACTCTTGAGAAGGTGGTGCTTCTGTTTGCGCTTGTTCAACTAACTTAATTACCCGTTGAATTAAACTACTTTCCGCAGGTTTGTGTACTTGCAACTTTAACGCCCCATAACCGTTGAGACTACCTGCAAAAACTTCCTCTCCCACCGTTTTTTCTACAGGTAAAGATTCCCCCGTAATCGCCGCTTGATTTAAAGTACTGTAACCAGATAAAATCAACCCGTCAGTAGGAATTATTTCCCCCGGTTTCACAACTATTTCATCTCCCACCCGTAACTCAGAGATAGAAACCATTTCTTCACTTCCTTGACGCAGAACCCGCGCTGTATCTGCTGTCAAACTCATCAAACTGCGGATACTGCGTTCTGTGCGACGCATAGCGTAACCTTCCAAAGCGCCACTAATAGCAAAAATGAGAATTAAAATCGCGCCATCAATAATTAGATGATATTCCCGTTTCCATAATCCCAAACTAGCAGCCCCTAGCGCCGCCACTATCATCAGCAAATCTACGTCTAGTTCTTTTTCTTTAAAAAGAGTAGTTAGCCCCTCACGAGCGCTTTCATAGCCACCAATGACATAAGCAGCCGGTAGCAGCAGCAACGCCAAACCCAACCAGTTGAGATGTAAAGCAAACCAGCCGAGAAATAGCAGGAAACCACAAAGCATTGCGGCAACTGCGTCAGCGTGTTCTGTAGTGAATTGTTGAAACCGTTGGGAATAAAGCATGAGAGTGGTATTGAGATTACTACTCTCACCCTAAACCTTGACATTAATGTTAATGTCAAGTCACACTAAAAATCTGTACGCGAACAGCAAACCCTACTTATTAGTATTAAGTCTCTTGAATATACTTTGGAATTATGAATACAGCTTGCTTAACTATCAAAGAGTTTACTGAAGCGGTAGGTGGTGGAATTACACCGCGCATGGTGAGACATTATCATCAATTAGGGTTATTACCCCAAGCTGTGCGATCGCTTAGTAATTATCGCCTATACAGCCAACAAGATGTGATCCGATTACAAAGAATTGTTACACTCAAACAGCAAGGTTTTCAACTCAACCACATTCGACACATTTTGGAAGTTGAACCAGAAGCAGAAACAAATCAGAATTTAATCGGGCGACTACAACAACAATATCAGGCAATAATACAACAAATTTCTCAATTGCGACAAACTGCCTCGGCTTTAGAAAGTTTGTTGGGGAGAGATGAACATTGTCAAATCATACAAACCGAAGTTCTATCCCAAATTAAGTTACTGGAAAGTGACACCCAAGCGGGTTTAGGTGGACTGGAACAACTTTGGAGTCAGTTAGACGCTGAAGTTCACAACCATTCAGAAGTATTCCCCGAATCCTTACAACGCTTATTACCTGATTTATCCAATCGTTCGGAAATTGAACAACATCTGATTTCCCAATTGGTTTTAGCTTGCGGTGATGTGAGTTTAGTATCTTTCTTGCGGTTGAGTCGGGAAGCCATAGCAGCCAGTCGTAAAGCCCTAAAATCTGGTTGTGAGATTATTGTCGATCTTCCCACTGTTGCCGCTGCCTTAGATCAAACTCGATTAGCTCATTTGGGATGTCTAGTCACAACTTTAATCGATAATTCTCATATTACCACTGTCACAGAAGCAGAACAAGCATTTTGGCAGCATCAACAATGGCGAGAAACATTGCTGCAACTAAATACGGGGGCTATACTGGTTGTTGGTTATGCTCCCTCAGTATTGCTGGAGATATGTACAGCCCTTAAAAACCAAAAAATTCAGCCTGCATTAGTGATAGGAATGCCGATTGGCTTTAGTCATGCACCCGCAGCCAAGCGACAACTTATGGAACAAAACATCCCTTTTATCACTATTGAAGGAAATTTAGGTGGTGGATTATTAGCTACTACTGTTCTGAATGCCTTGGTAGAGTCGCTGATTGATAAACCCGATTGTCATTGTTACCTCAAGGAAACTCTCGTATAAATTATAGCCAAGAAGCTTTTTGTTTTTACCAGATCAACAAAACGTAGTATGAATTAACTTTGAGTAAATTCGGTGACTAGGGATAAACATAACTAAAGATGTATAATTAGCGCGTCTCCTCTATACAAAAACATCTTGGGAAGTAGCCCGCTTTACTATATTCTTATACCTGGATAAGGGGCATATGTCGCAACAAGAAAAAAAACAGAGTGTAATTGTTAGTTTGGCTTTATCACTAGCCTTAGCTACCATTCCCTGGGCAGTAAACTTCTTAATTTCCAAACCTGTATTGGCAGAATCTACAAATGATGTGGCCGCTTTCTCACTGCCGCAAACAGTGGAGAATGGAACTACAGTGCGGATTGATGGTTCCAACACCTTGTTGATGATTAACCAAAACCTCAAAGATGACTTTGAAAAAAAGTTCTCTGGAACAAAAGTAGAAGTGAGTGTTAATGGAACTGATGCTGCACTACAAGCTTTGCTAGATGGCAAAATAGACATAGCAGCGATCGCTCGTAAATTAACACCAGCAGAACAAGCCCAAGGTTTAGAACAAGTCAATTTACACCGAGAAAAGATTGCCATTGTAGTTGGTGCAAACAATCCTTTTAAAGGTGGTTTAACTAGTGAACAATTCGCCAAGATTTTTCGGGGAGAAATCACAGACTGGTCAGAACTAGGAGGATCTGCTGGTAAAATTCGGTTTATCGATCATCCAGCAACTAGCGATACTCGGAATTCTTTTCGCAACTACCCAGCCTTTAAATCTCAGGAATTTGCCACAGGTGCTAATGCCATTCAAGTAACTGATGATAATATTGCCCAAATTATCAAAGGATTAGGCACAGACGGCATCAGCTATGTTATGGATAATCAGGTATCAGTGTTGCCTGATGTGCGAAAACTAAAAGTACAGGAAATCTCCCCAGACAATCCTAAATATCCCTTTTCCCAGTCTTTAGTTTACGTTTATAAGCAAAATCCCAGCCCTGGAGTGGCTAGTTTTCTCGGTTTTACAACTGCAACCCCCGGAAAAAAAGCGATAGAAGCAGCTAGAAATTCTGAAGCATCTGCGATCGCCGCCCGTGCATTACAAAGCTTTAGTACAGAAACTACCACAAGTTCTACACCAGCTGCTACACCCATAGCTACTGCTTCATCCAATGAGAATCCATCAGAGACTTCATCTACCAACCTTAAGTCAGGTAACGAGCAGCAGTTAGTCACTCCTTGGGACAATAATCCTATTGGACAAAGGAATATAGTACTTTGGATAGCTTTATCTTTGTTACCAATTGTTGGCTTAGGTGGTTTTTTAACTTGGTGGGTACGGGGAAAACAACAATCAATCAGTGAAAACACAACTGGCTTGGAAGTTGATACTTCTCAGGAATCGGTTTTAGAAACAACACCTGATGAATTTAGCTTTCTTCCCTCTGCTAACGACACTAATCTTACTAACGGAACATCTCACCACAATCAAAATACGACATCAACCGTATCTAATACAGAAGAAGATTTCATTTTCGCTGATACTGACAACTTAGGATCTGGTGTAACAGCCATAGCTGTTAAAGAAAAAAACACCGCAGTAGAAAATAAAAATCAGGTAGAAATTTATAATCAGACAATTGCTCTTGATTGTGGTGAAGTTGTCTGGGACACAGAAGCACCAGTAGCTGTTGTTAAGACTCCCTATCCTCAAGTTCCAAATATTTTAGAACCGCCATTCGATGTAGAACTGCCAATAGAGGATCTCACCAGTTCTCTCTTAGAATTGCTAGATGAGACAGTAGAAAACTCTAATCAACATTCCACAACTTCGCTTTCAGAATTACTAGATGAGACAGTAGAAAACTCCAATCAACACTCTACAACTCTGCTTTCAGAATTACTAGATGAGACAGTAGAAAACTCCAATCAACACTCTACAACTCTGCTTTCAGAATTACTAGATGAGACAGTAGAAAACTCCAATCAACACTCTACAACTCTGCTTTCAGAATTACTAGATGAGACAGTAGAAAACTCCAATCAACACTCTACAACTTCGCTTTCAGAATTACTAAATGCGGCAGCAGAGGACACTAATCCATATTCTACAACTTCGCTATTAGAAGTACTTGGTGTGTTAGCAAACTCAGCTAATGATGAGTCTAATACTTCACTGTTAGATTTGCTTGGTGTTCTCACAACATCTACAGATGGAGAGTCCAACACTTCACTATTAAAATTACTGACTGTACCCACATCAACATCTCCTCAAGATTCCACAGCTTCGCTTTCAGAATTATTGGGTTTGTCACCAGAATCATTAGATGTAGAACTACCAATAGCGGAGATAAAACATTCACTACCTGACTTATCAAATGAATTAGAAGAGTTATTCAATACCTCAGATGAAGAAACTGAAGTTAAGGCTAACTTGACAGAAGAAATTACCAATTTGTCAGATGTGATCGGTGATGGTAGTATTATCTTCACACCCCGCACTCCCAAATGGGCTTATGTTTCTTGGTATGTTTCTGAGTTTCAGAAACAAGCACTGCAGAATAAAGGCGGCCATTTCTTAGCAGTGCGACTATATGATGTCACTGATATTGACCTCAGTTACCAAATTCCCCAGTTAGTTCAACAGTATGAATGTGACGAAGCAACACATGATCGTTATGTGGCTATTCCCCAAGGAAATCGTGACTACATGACTGAAATAGGTTATGTTACTTATGCTGATACCTGGTTATGTATAGCTCGTTCTGGTATTGTTCGTGTATTCAGTCGTTCTAGTGCAGATTTTTGGCTGGTTACGGATACTGAGCTAGTTATTCAAGGAGCAACAGAACCTGGTGCAACTATTACCATCAATGGTAAAAGCCTTAGACTCCAATCTGATGGCACTTTCCATTTTCGTGTTCCCTTTTCAGATAACTTACTCAACTATCTGATCACAGCAACCTCTGCTAACGGAGGACAAAGTCAAACTATCTCTAAGAAGTTCTCTCAGGAAATTTCAGAGAGTTAGGATTTAGAAACTAGGAGTGACTGAATAATTACTAATCCGTAATTCGTAATTCTTAATAATGCCTCCAGCTGGCTACTACCAACGTAATTAAAGATTACAAGCCCCTGGCTTTAAATATGGGCTGATAATTACGAATTACTTTGACTCTTTTCTGCATTAATCACTCCTACTCCTGGGAATTTTTAACTCATCCTCATACTCAAATCCAACCACCTCGATTGGGTAATTGGCGCACTACTAGAAATATAGTCAATCCCAGTTTCTGCTACACCGTGAATAGTCGCCAAAGTAACATTTCCCGAAGCTTCAATCTTGACATCACTATCCTGCTTACGAATCAACTGCACTGCCTCACGCATCATTTCCAAAGGCATATTATCCAACATGATAATATTAGCTTTATGCTGTAACGCTTCTTCTACCTGTGCCAAACTTTCTGTTTCCACCTCAATTGTTAGAGGATAAGGAATCTGGGAACGAACACGGGTTATAGCTTGTCCAATTCCACCAGCAGCTACAATGTGATTATCCTTAATCATTACCGCATCATCTAAACCCATCCGGTGATTAATCGCACCACCTATAGCCGTAGCGTACTTTTCTAGGATTCTTAATCCCGGTGTGGTTTTGCGTGTATCCACCAACTGAGTAGGTAAATCTGCTATTTTCTCTACATATATATTAGTCAAAGTTGCAATGCCACTTAACCGCATCGCTAAGTTCAGCGCCACCCGTTCCCCCATCAACAGAGCATCCAAGGAACCGTTAATTTCTGCCACCACCTGTCCCGGTTCACACTTTGCACCTTCATTTGTTATGGAGACAAAGTTAACTTTCTCATTCAAAAGCTGAAACACCCTCGCTGCAACTGGTAAACCAGCAATTATCCCTGGCGCTTTCGCTACCCATTTAGCTTGTCCGGGTGTTGCACTGTGCGATAAAAGAGATTGAGTAGTGCGATCGCCTCTACCAATATCTTCCAACAACCAACTTTGCAACAATTTATCTAGCACCAAAAAAGGTGGTAGTACAGCCACGACGTGTTTCTCCATATTCTATAGATATCTATCGTCAAAAATTGAATATGCTTTATCCAAAAATACCCGTATAGACCTTTTACATAACCCCTATGAATTTTTGTTCACTCCTATATCCAATACTTTATCTGAGGAATTGCAAAGTAATTCTATCTGCAATTACTGCCAAATTATTATGAATAAATCCAAATTGCTTGAATTATAGGGAAGAGTTATGACCCGGATCATAAAAATTGGCATCCCAGTCTATAAGTCCAGCACAATTTCTTCTCTGTAGGAAGTTTATATCGTAAAAAGCTTACCCCGTAAAGCTTTGAAGGGAATTTAAAAAAGAGCGAAGAAAAAAGTTTGTCAAAGTAGTTGACAAGAAGAAAGAGGTTAGATATATTGAATAAGTGCCGGAGAGAGAAGCCGAACGAAAGCGACGCTCGAAGGAGACCGAACCTTGAAAATATTATAGTTTGAAAGACAGTATAAAACAAGTACTCTGCGTCAGTAAAGAAAATAACCTGACCGAGGTTGAAAAAGACGGTCAAAAGAGCTAAAGAAAACGAACCAAAACGGAGAGTTTGATCCTGGCTCAGGATGAACGCTGGCGGTATGCTTAACACATGCAAGTCGAACGGAATCCTTAGGGATTTAGTGGCGGACGGGTGAGTAACGCGTGAGAATCTGGCTTCAGGTCTGGGACAACCACTGGAAACGGTGGCTAATACCGGATGTGCCGAGAGGTAAAAGGCTTGCTGCCTGAAGATGAGCTTGCGTCTGATTAGCTAGTTGGTAGTGTAATGGACTACCAAGGCGACGATCAGTAGCTGGTCTGAGAGGATGATCAGCCACACTGGGACTGAGACACGGCCCAGACTCCTACGGGAGGCAGCAGTGGGGAATTTTCCGCAATGGGCGAAAGCCTGACGGAGCAATACCGCGTGAGGGAGGAAGGCTCTTGGGTTGTAAACCTCTTTTCTCAGGGAAGANNNNNNNNNNNNNNNNNNNNNNNNNNNNNNNNNNNNNNNNNNNNNNNNNNNNNNNNNNNNNNNNNNNNNNNNNNNNNNNNNNNNNNNNNNNNNNNNNNNNCAAGATGAGTGCTCTCACTACATAAGTAGGTAAGGTCACGGGCAGAACACCCGTTCTTAGGCGGTAGGTGGAAGTGCAGTAATGTATGCAGCCGAGCCGTGCTAATAGACCGAGGGCTTGACCTCTATATATCATTGGTAAATATCTCGTTACTTGCAGTCTTCAGGGTTTTGTGACCCTACAGTTTTTCCTGGTGTTTATTGCGCGGTGGAACCACACTGATCCCTTCCCGAACTCAGAGGTGAAACGCTGCTGCGGCGACGATAGTCTGGGGGTTGCCCCACGCCAAAATAGCTCGATGCCAGGTCTTTTATTTCCATAACATCATTATCCTCCCTTCTCATGAACGGAGGATTTTGCTTTTTTCCTACCCTAAGCTTGCACACACCAACAAAAAGCGGATAAAGTAGTACAAGGGAACTAACTTCGATGATATGAGTATCCGGTTTAATTCCTGATAGCTTGCGTGGCGTAGGCATATTCATTTCTTTAGGAAGGGAAGAGGGAAGAAGATTAGTAGTGAGTTTTGTAAGCACAGATAATACCAACAGAAATCAAATATGAGTCCTATAAAGACTTTTTACCCGGTGGGTGGATCGTGGATTTAATAAGCTACTATTTTGCTAAGGTTTTTATCAAAATACTGTAAATTATCTTCTTCTGCGATCCTTTGG contains the following coding sequences:
- a CDS encoding substrate-binding domain-containing protein: MSQQEKKQSVIVSLALSLALATIPWAVNFLISKPVLAESTNDVAAFSLPQTVENGTTVRIDGSNTLLMINQNLKDDFEKKFSGTKVEVSVNGTDAALQALLDGKIDIAAIARKLTPAEQAQGLEQVNLHREKIAIVVGANNPFKGGLTSEQFAKIFRGEITDWSELGGSAGKIRFIDHPATSDTRNSFRNYPAFKSQEFATGANAIQVTDDNIAQIIKGLGTDGISYVMDNQVSVLPDVRKLKVQEISPDNPKYPFSQSLVYVYKQNPSPGVASFLGFTTATPGKKAIEAARNSEASAIAARALQSFSTETTTSSTPAATPIATASSNENPSETSSTNLKSGNEQQLVTPWDNNPIGQRNIVLWIALSLLPIVGLGGFLTWWVRGKQQSISENTTGLEVDTSQESVLETTPDEFSFLPSANDTNLTNGTSHHNQNTTSTVSNTEEDFIFADTDNLGSGVTAIAVKEKNTAVENKNQVEIYNQTIALDCGEVVWDTEAPVAVVKTPYPQVPNILEPPFDVELPIEDLTSSLLELLDETVENSNQHSTTSLSELLDETVENSNQHSTTLLSELLDETVENSNQHSTTLLSELLDETVENSNQHSTTLLSELLDETVENSNQHSTTSLSELLNAAAEDTNPYSTTSLLEVLGVLANSANDESNTSLLDLLGVLTTSTDGESNTSLLKLLTVPTSTSPQDSTASLSELLGLSPESLDVELPIAEIKHSLPDLSNELEELFNTSDEETEVKANLTEEITNLSDVIGDGSIIFTPRTPKWAYVSWYVSEFQKQALQNKGGHFLAVRLYDVTDIDLSYQIPQLVQQYECDEATHDRYVAIPQGNRDYMTEIGYVTYADTWLCIARSGIVRVFSRSSADFWLVTDTELVIQGATEPGATITINGKSLRLQSDGTFHFRVPFSDNLLNYLITATSANGGQSQTISKKFSQEISES
- the nadC gene encoding carboxylating nicotinate-nucleotide diphosphorylase, with amino-acid sequence MEKHVVAVLPPFLVLDKLLQSWLLEDIGRGDRTTQSLLSHSATPGQAKWVAKAPGIIAGLPVAARVFQLLNEKVNFVSITNEGAKCEPGQVVAEINGSLDALLMGERVALNLAMRLSGIATLTNIYVEKIADLPTQLVDTRKTTPGLRILEKYATAIGGAINHRMGLDDAVMIKDNHIVAAGGIGQAITRVRSQIPYPLTIEVETESLAQVEEALQHKANIIMLDNMPLEMMREAVQLIRKQDSDVKIEASGNVTLATIHGVAETGIDYISSSAPITQSRWLDLSMRMS